The Streptomyces cathayae DNA segment ACGGGCCGGTCCGCGCCGTCGAGCCATACGACGCGCTGCAGCTCCGGACTGAGCCGGGCAGGCAGATGGACGTCCGTCACCAGCTCCCAGACCCGCGGTAAGGCTGCCTCGACATGAACATCGCAGTGCACACGTGGACCATCGGCGAATCGCACGTCAGTCTCCCTCGGTTCGGACTCCCTGATCATCTGAGATCTTGATGTATCTCGCAACAGTTTTTGGCCTCGTCGGCTCGTCCAGAAGCGGGCGCACGGGTGAGGCCCCTGGGCGCAGGGGTACTGGCGGCGGCCGAGGTGCTCTTCGACGGCATTGAGAAGCACGTCGTCACCGCGGGCAGGAGAGGAGGTCAGGACAGCAGCAGTTGGTAGACGGCCCGGTGCTTGCCGGGACCCTTGAAGTCCCTGTGGATCGAGACGCCGTTCACTTCCATCTCTCCGGGCACATTGTGGAAACCGAGCGAGAGCCAGGTGGCCTGAGCGCCGGTGTTCTCGGGTTCGGACGTCAAGTAGAGACGGGAGCAGCCCCAGGAGACGGCTCGCAGCCGTACGTGTTCCAGCAGGGTCTTCGCCACGCCGAGCCTGCGGTGGCCGGGACTGGTCATCACGTCCTGGATGTAGACCTCCTCGGGATCTTCCTGACTGCGGAACGCCATGACCGCACCGGCCACTTCCCCGTCGATCAGGGCGACCGGGCACGAGGAGGCGAAAAGGTGCGCGTACAGCCAGTAGTCCGACGCGGTACGGGGGCTGATGTAAGGGGGTCCCTGCTCCATCAACTTGATGACGTCGGGGATCAGGTCCTGGCGAAGGGGGTGACGTGCATGGCGGTGGGTCTCACTCCGGTTGGTGGATCAATTGGGTCAGCAGGCGGGCGGCGGTGGCGGGGTCGGTGGCCTCCGTGACGCTGCGGCCGACGATGAGCACGTCCCATTCGGGGCTGCGCAGCACCATCCGGTCGGTCGAGCTGAAACCGCCGGACACGGCGACCGGCAGCCTCGTCCAGCTGTGGAGCGCCTGGGAGCGGGCCAGGGGATGGTTGCTCCCGACCCCGATGTCGATGTCGGTGGTGATGGCGAAGCCGTCCACACCGGCCTGCTCCCTGTCGGCGATCCAGTGCGCGGAGACATGTCCGGACGGTACGTCCAGCAGGATGGGCACGCCCAGCCGCCGCCCCGCGTCGACAGCTGCCGACACGCTCGCGATGGTGGCCGGCCCGATGAGGAAGACCGCGTCCGCTCCGTACTCGGCCGTCGGCACCACCTGGTCGCGTCCCCAGTCGGCCGACATCATCTCCGCGACGACGGTGGTGTGGGGGACGGCTCGCTTGATCCGCTCCACGGCGGTGACACCCACCGTCTTGATCAACGGATCGCCGACCTCGATGAACTCGGCACCCGCCGAGGCCACGGCCTGTGCCACTTCGACGGGCCTGGTCCAGGTCGTGCAGGTCCAGCGCGATCCGAATGGACCTGTCACCCCGCAACCGCCGATAGGCGTCGGGAGGCGGAAGTGGCGCGGACGAGCCCGTTGTTGCGCTCCGGAACTCCAGCGGTGCTACAGAGCCGCGAGCGCCACGAACGCGGTCCACTCGGCCTGGCCGACCCGCAGTACGGGCCCGCCGTCCACGGCCTTCGAGTCCCGTACATACACGGTGTCCGAGCCGACGGCCACCTCTACGCAGTCCCCGCCGCTCGTTCCGCTGTAGCTGCTCTTGAACCAGGCGAGTTCACTGGACTGCTCGATGCCCTGATCGGTGCTCATAGCTCCCCTGCCATGCGCTCGATGAGACGGGAGGACTCCTCGGTGTTGAGGGCCTGCGTGCGCAGCATCCCATACCGCAGCCAGAACTCGCTGACCTCGTGCCGGTCGGACCTGACGCTTACGACGTCCTGTGCCTCGATGTACGCGAACTGCTTGCGGTCAGTCGACTCGATCAG contains these protein-coding regions:
- a CDS encoding GNAT family N-acetyltransferase, with translation MEQGPPYISPRTASDYWLYAHLFASSCPVALIDGEVAGAVMAFRSQEDPEEVYIQDVMTSPGHRRLGVAKTLLEHVRLRAVSWGCSRLYLTSEPENTGAQATWLSLGFHNVPGEMEVNGVSIHRDFKGPGKHRAVYQLLLS
- a CDS encoding DUF397 domain-containing protein, producing MSTDQGIEQSSELAWFKSSYSGTSGGDCVEVAVGSDTVYVRDSKAVDGGPVLRVGQAEWTAFVALAAL